Proteins co-encoded in one Trueperella abortisuis genomic window:
- a CDS encoding metal ABC transporter ATP-binding protein, whose protein sequence is MHLEITSLTAGYRGRVVLHGATMSIGAGQIMAILGPNGAGKSTLIKAALGLVPPLAGSAAFFGQPLSAVRHRVGYMPQVAAVDWDFPATVGDVVLMGTYGRLGWLRRPGPAQRALAQEAMERLSITDLAGRHISELSGGQKQRTFLARTLAGQPDLLLLDEPFAGVDIASALAITDVLRSLAGEGRAIGVVHHDLATVKDFCTHATLLREGRVEASGPLEHAFTAETIHRAYGLAEVIP, encoded by the coding sequence ATGCACCTTGAGATCACATCTTTGACCGCGGGCTATCGCGGACGCGTGGTGCTCCATGGCGCCACTATGTCCATAGGCGCCGGACAGATCATGGCGATTCTGGGACCAAACGGCGCGGGCAAGTCCACGCTCATCAAGGCCGCGCTCGGCCTTGTTCCTCCTCTGGCCGGTTCGGCGGCCTTCTTCGGCCAGCCGCTGTCCGCCGTCCGTCACCGCGTGGGCTACATGCCGCAGGTGGCGGCGGTCGACTGGGACTTTCCAGCCACTGTCGGCGATGTCGTCCTCATGGGCACATACGGGCGGCTCGGCTGGCTACGGCGCCCCGGTCCGGCACAGCGAGCCTTGGCGCAGGAAGCGATGGAGCGCCTGTCGATCACCGACCTCGCGGGCCGGCACATCTCGGAGCTGTCCGGTGGGCAGAAACAGCGCACCTTCCTCGCTCGAACGCTCGCCGGTCAGCCCGACCTCCTCCTGCTTGATGAGCCATTCGCGGGCGTCGATATCGCCTCGGCCCTGGCCATCACCGACGTCCTGCGTTCGCTTGCGGGCGAGGGGCGAGCCATCGGCGTCGTGCACCACGACCTCGCCACGGTCAAAGACTTTTGTACTCACGCGACACTCCTGCGTGAGGGCCGGGTCGAGGCGAGCGGCCCGCTCGAGCATGCCTTCACAGCTGAGACCATCCACCGCGCCTACGGGCTTGCGGAGGTGATCCCGTGA
- a CDS encoding metal ABC transporter permease, with the protein MTFILSVLLLALTTALTCALPGTFLVLRGQSMLVDALSHAVLPGIVIGAIVSGSTHSPLMTLIATVCGLIVVIGADRLKGSGLLAGDANQGAIYPALFALGVLLLSTRLSNVHICADTVLVGDLNLMALQTEHVALGRFDMGPRMMWILLGVAVVNAAFMAVTYRVLQASTFDRDFAVVSGMPVKIVDTVFMILVALTVVTAFNVAGAILVIALMVVPAATALLFSRSLPVMLASSLGVAAASAVGGFLIAWLADVPTTPTMAFVDGLIFVAFMGVKEIRRRRERRAAQVTGNGEMAESRGFIAVTSDTVQEFDADAVRA; encoded by the coding sequence ATGACCTTCATTCTTTCCGTGCTTCTGCTCGCACTCACGACGGCGCTCACCTGTGCCCTGCCGGGTACCTTCCTGGTGCTACGTGGGCAGTCCATGCTGGTCGACGCGCTCTCGCACGCGGTCCTGCCGGGGATAGTCATCGGCGCGATCGTCTCGGGCAGCACACACTCGCCGCTCATGACGCTCATCGCCACGGTGTGCGGACTCATCGTCGTGATCGGCGCAGATCGGCTTAAGGGGTCGGGTCTACTCGCCGGCGACGCCAACCAGGGGGCAATCTACCCCGCGCTCTTCGCGCTCGGCGTGTTACTGCTCTCCACTCGGCTTTCGAACGTGCACATTTGCGCCGATACGGTGCTCGTGGGCGACCTCAACCTCATGGCGCTGCAGACCGAGCACGTTGCCCTCGGCCGGTTTGACATGGGACCGCGGATGATGTGGATCCTTCTCGGGGTGGCCGTGGTGAACGCGGCCTTCATGGCGGTGACCTACCGTGTTCTGCAGGCCTCCACCTTTGATCGCGACTTTGCCGTGGTCTCCGGTATGCCCGTCAAGATCGTCGATACCGTCTTCATGATTCTCGTTGCCTTGACCGTTGTCACGGCTTTCAACGTGGCGGGGGCAATCCTCGTCATCGCGCTCATGGTGGTGCCGGCCGCAACTGCACTCCTGTTCTCACGTAGCTTGCCGGTGATGCTCGCGTCGTCGTTAGGGGTTGCCGCTGCCTCGGCCGTCGGCGGTTTCCTCATCGCCTGGCTCGCAGATGTACCCACGACGCCGACCATGGCCTTCGTCGACGGTCTCATCTTCGTCGCCTTCATGGGTGTCAAGGAAATCCGGCGGCGGCGCGAACGCAGGGCAGCGCAAGTTACGGGAAACGGAGAAATGGCGGAATCTCGCGGTTTTATCGCTGTGACCAGCGACACCGTACAAGAATTTGACGCTGACGCCGTTCGTGCGTAA
- a CDS encoding metal ABC transporter permease — protein MSLAEFFGTYAFRTTAIGTILIGALAGALGAILYLRRQSLASDVVGHSSLAGVIGAFVLATLLGLDGRSILVLTVGGTIASILALLLTNAIARRRVGVDAAMAISMAIFYGGGMIGLYLVNHSSLPNRGGIDSYLFGNAATMRQVDIVTVAILGGLALLTLVAFWKEIKLYCFDEVASHVQGFKPRTMEALVIVTTTVAIVVGIKAVGMILVVAFAIMPPAAARQFTSSMSGLVAGSAAIGGVSGLAGAYFSVTAGRVPTGPVVVLILFAVFLVALVFSPRRMSRRRAARVRRAVA, from the coding sequence GTGAGCCTCGCCGAATTCTTTGGTACGTACGCCTTCCGCACCACGGCCATCGGCACGATCCTTATCGGGGCGCTCGCCGGCGCACTGGGCGCGATCCTCTACCTTCGCAGGCAGTCGCTGGCCTCCGACGTCGTCGGCCACTCCTCGCTCGCCGGCGTCATCGGCGCCTTCGTTCTCGCCACGCTCCTGGGCCTGGACGGACGCTCCATCCTCGTGCTGACGGTGGGCGGAACGATCGCCTCTATCCTTGCGCTGCTATTGACCAACGCGATTGCGCGCCGACGGGTCGGCGTCGACGCCGCCATGGCAATTTCCATGGCGATCTTCTACGGCGGCGGCATGATCGGCCTCTACCTCGTCAACCACTCCAGCCTGCCGAACCGCGGCGGGATAGACAGCTACCTTTTCGGTAACGCCGCAACGATGCGTCAGGTCGACATCGTCACCGTCGCCATCCTCGGAGGCCTCGCGCTCCTGACCCTGGTGGCGTTCTGGAAGGAGATCAAGCTCTACTGTTTCGACGAGGTGGCCTCACACGTCCAGGGCTTCAAGCCACGCACGATGGAGGCCCTCGTCATCGTGACCACCACTGTGGCGATTGTTGTTGGCATCAAGGCGGTGGGGATGATCCTTGTGGTCGCCTTCGCGATCATGCCGCCAGCCGCCGCACGCCAGTTCACTTCTTCGATGTCTGGGCTCGTCGCCGGCTCTGCAGCGATCGGGGGAGTTTCTGGCCTCGCCGGGGCCTATTTCTCCGTCACGGCCGGGCGCGTGCCGACGGGACCCGTCGTCGTCCTGATTCTCTTCGCCGTCTTCCTCGTTGCGCTCGTCTTTTCGCCGCGGAGGATGTCGCGCCGACGTGCCGCGAGGGTTCGGAGGGCCGTCGCATGA
- a CDS encoding metal ABC transporter substrate-binding protein, producing MTIKRLLGLATASVLALSVTACAQDNAGGKDSDGKLTIVATTGYLGDAITNIAPDADLTVLVGPGGDPHTQELTTADTEKIGKADLVVWTSHDMEHKMMAQFDKLGDRQLPAGEAIPESDLLPWEEDGKIEGHDPHIWNDPVAWQLVVTATAEKLAQIDPDNAKTYRDNAAEYNGKIQAMHEAAKAEFAKIPADRRTLVTGHDAFNYLGRTYDLDIYATDFVSSESEMSAVQINELAKLIAEKKVPVLFADNLKNPEVIKHLQDAVKAAGWDVKIADDELFADTLGVEAPVDTYLGAFQHNVDAIVAGLK from the coding sequence ATGACTATTAAAAGACTTCTCGGCCTCGCTACCGCCTCGGTGCTCGCGCTGTCCGTGACGGCCTGCGCGCAGGATAATGCCGGCGGCAAGGACTCGGACGGCAAGCTCACCATCGTGGCGACCACCGGGTACCTTGGGGACGCGATCACCAACATCGCACCCGACGCCGACCTCACCGTGCTCGTCGGCCCCGGCGGCGACCCGCACACGCAGGAGCTGACCACCGCCGACACCGAAAAGATCGGCAAGGCGGACCTCGTGGTGTGGACCAGCCACGACATGGAGCACAAGATGATGGCCCAGTTCGACAAGCTCGGCGACCGCCAGCTCCCCGCCGGCGAGGCGATCCCCGAATCCGACCTCCTCCCGTGGGAAGAGGATGGAAAGATCGAGGGCCACGATCCGCACATCTGGAACGACCCGGTCGCCTGGCAGCTCGTGGTGACAGCCACCGCCGAGAAGCTCGCACAGATCGATCCGGACAACGCCAAGACCTACCGTGACAACGCCGCCGAGTACAACGGCAAGATCCAAGCGATGCACGAGGCTGCCAAGGCTGAGTTCGCCAAGATCCCCGCCGACCGCCGCACCCTCGTCACCGGACACGACGCCTTCAACTACCTCGGGCGCACCTACGACCTCGACATCTACGCCACCGATTTCGTCTCCTCCGAGTCCGAGATGTCGGCCGTCCAGATCAACGAGCTCGCCAAACTCATCGCCGAGAAGAAGGTCCCCGTCCTCTTCGCAGACAATCTCAAGAACCCCGAGGTCATCAAGCACCTGCAGGACGCCGTCAAAGCTGCAGGCTGGGACGTTAAGATTGCCGACGACGAGCTCTTCGCTGACACGCTTGGCGTGGAGGCTCCCGTCGACACCTACCTAGGCGCCTTCCAGCACAACGTCGACGCCATCGTTGCCGGTCTGAAGTAA